In Streptomyces sp. NBC_01707, a genomic segment contains:
- a CDS encoding dihydrofolate reductase family protein yields the protein MAQLLRVQNFNVSSDGIGAGEDQTLDRPFGHVEPEKLFAWAGATASWPMRTDPGGSRGLDDYLTRDYARNIGAEIMGRNKFGPQRGPWHDHEWKGWWGDEPPFRTPVFVMTHHKRPSFTLSDTTFHFVDGDPATVLDQAREAAQGKDIRLGGGATTIRQFLEADLVDTMHVAVSPVKLGSGVRLWESPEELLDRFHLDVVPSPSGVTHHLFWRK from the coding sequence GTGGCTCAGCTACTGCGAGTCCAGAACTTCAACGTCTCGAGTGACGGAATCGGTGCTGGTGAGGACCAGACCCTCGACAGGCCGTTCGGTCATGTCGAGCCCGAGAAGCTGTTCGCCTGGGCCGGCGCCACGGCGAGCTGGCCCATGCGCACAGACCCCGGGGGCAGCCGGGGACTTGACGACTACCTCACGCGGGACTACGCCCGCAACATCGGCGCTGAGATCATGGGCCGTAACAAGTTCGGGCCTCAGCGCGGGCCCTGGCACGACCACGAGTGGAAGGGCTGGTGGGGTGACGAGCCCCCGTTCCGTACACCGGTGTTCGTCATGACCCACCACAAGCGTCCTTCGTTCACACTCTCCGACACCACGTTCCACTTCGTCGACGGCGACCCGGCCACCGTCCTCGATCAGGCGCGGGAAGCGGCGCAGGGCAAGGACATCAGGCTCGGCGGGGGAGCCACCACCATCCGGCAGTTCCTCGAAGCCGACCTCGTCGACACCATGCATGTGGCGGTCTCGCCTGTGAAGCTCGGTTCCGGAGTACGACTCTGGGAGTCCCCCGAAGAGCTGCTCGACCGGTTCCACCTGGACGTCGTGCCCAGCCCGAGCGGCGTGACGCACCACCTGTTCTGGCGAAAGTGA
- a CDS encoding dihydrofolate reductase family protein → MRTVISTAFISLDGVVEGPGGEPGYRNSGWTFKDIDFVPEAFEIKGREQQESTAILMGRNSYEAFSPVWPDMAEFAHYKTMPKYVVSTSLPEDELVANWGETTILRSLDEVAALKETDGGPIIVHGSAQLNRSLSDAGLIDRYHLLVFPLLLGAGKRLFSTTDKDTQKLKLVEHEAYSNGLQKNVFDVVR, encoded by the coding sequence ATGCGCACTGTGATCAGCACCGCCTTCATCTCGCTCGACGGCGTCGTCGAGGGCCCCGGCGGCGAACCCGGCTACCGCAACTCCGGATGGACCTTCAAGGACATCGACTTCGTCCCTGAGGCGTTCGAGATCAAGGGGCGCGAACAGCAGGAGTCCACCGCGATCCTGATGGGCCGGAACAGCTATGAGGCCTTCAGCCCCGTGTGGCCGGACATGGCGGAGTTCGCGCACTACAAGACCATGCCGAAGTACGTCGTCTCCACCTCCCTCCCCGAGGACGAGCTCGTTGCGAACTGGGGCGAGACCACCATCCTGCGCTCCCTCGACGAGGTCGCCGCCCTCAAGGAGACCGATGGCGGCCCGATCATCGTCCACGGCAGCGCCCAGCTCAACCGCAGCCTCTCGGACGCCGGCCTGATCGACCGCTACCACCTGCTGGTCTTCCCGCTGCTGCTCGGCGCCGGCAAGCGGCTGTTCTCCACCACGGACAAGGACACGCAGAAGCTGAAGCTCGTCGAGCACGAGGCCTACTCGAACGGCCTGCAGAAGAACGTCTTCGACGTCGTCCGCTGA
- a CDS encoding SRPBCC domain-containing protein has product MTHPFEIGQETTLPASPEEVWEAIATGPGIDSWFMGRNEVEPREGGSAAMDIGGNRQEAQVTAYEPGKRFATRTGTDDDGRFMAFEYLIEGRDGGSTVLRVVHSGMLGDNWQDEYDALRRGWPFHLHTLREYLAHFPGRTGFPVFAMAPSGEQPTQQLRAAFTRALSLPSDAAVGARAHAEPIGLPPLDGEVTWADDERIEVRTADGLYTFHHAPGVVLMFHHLFGPDTDSAQAAWQRWLTGLIA; this is encoded by the coding sequence ATGACGCACCCGTTCGAAATCGGGCAGGAGACGACCCTGCCCGCGAGCCCCGAAGAGGTCTGGGAGGCGATCGCCACCGGACCGGGAATCGACTCCTGGTTCATGGGGCGCAACGAGGTCGAGCCGCGCGAGGGCGGCTCCGCCGCCATGGATATCGGCGGCAACCGGCAGGAGGCACAGGTCACCGCCTACGAGCCCGGCAAGCGCTTCGCCACCCGCACCGGCACCGACGACGACGGCCGCTTCATGGCCTTCGAGTACCTGATCGAGGGGCGCGACGGCGGCAGCACCGTGCTCCGCGTCGTCCACAGCGGCATGCTCGGCGACAACTGGCAGGACGAGTACGACGCACTGCGCCGCGGCTGGCCCTTCCACCTCCACACGCTCCGCGAGTACCTGGCCCACTTCCCCGGACGCACCGGCTTCCCGGTCTTCGCGATGGCGCCTTCGGGCGAGCAGCCCACGCAGCAGCTGCGAGCGGCCTTCACCCGCGCGCTGTCCCTGCCGAGCGACGCCGCCGTCGGTGCGCGGGCGCACGCCGAACCCATTGGACTGCCGCCACTCGACGGCGAAGTGACCTGGGCGGACGACGAACGCATCGAGGTCCGCACCGCCGACGGGCTCTACACCTTCCACCACGCCCCCGGCGTCGTGCTGATGTTCCACCACCTTTTCGGCCCGGACACCGACAGCGCCCAGGCCGCCTGGCAGCGGTGGCTGACCGGCCTGATCGCCTGA
- a CDS encoding helix-turn-helix domain-containing protein encodes MLDVAVIEEPAAAEASLDPIRSRILAALAEPGSAAMLAVRLGLPRQKVNYHLKELERHGLVELAEERRKGNVTERIYGATAASYVISPSALAAVSPDPSRSPDQLSARWLLALGARLVQEVGTLLTGAARAKRRVASFGIDAEVRFASAADRMAFADELAQVVGALVGRYHDESAPGGRTHRVIVGLHQVPAPQSGAPGSTAGPRQEAAGTHETESEAGQEDRP; translated from the coding sequence GTGCTTGACGTTGCTGTGATCGAAGAACCCGCCGCGGCCGAGGCGTCCCTGGACCCGATACGGTCCCGGATCCTCGCGGCCCTGGCCGAGCCCGGCTCGGCCGCCATGCTGGCCGTCCGCTTGGGGCTGCCCCGGCAGAAGGTCAACTACCACCTGAAGGAGCTGGAGCGGCACGGGCTGGTGGAGCTTGCCGAGGAGAGGCGCAAGGGCAACGTCACCGAGCGGATCTACGGTGCCACCGCCGCTTCCTACGTGATCTCTCCCAGCGCCCTGGCCGCTGTCAGCCCGGACCCCTCCCGGTCTCCCGACCAGCTCTCGGCCCGCTGGTTGCTGGCGCTGGGGGCTCGGCTGGTACAGGAGGTCGGGACGCTGCTGACCGGAGCCGCCCGGGCCAAGCGGAGGGTCGCGAGTTTCGGCATCGACGCCGAGGTGCGGTTCGCCTCCGCGGCCGACCGGATGGCCTTCGCCGACGAGCTGGCCCAGGTGGTGGGGGCCCTTGTCGGCCGCTACCACGACGAGTCCGCCCCAGGAGGCCGAACCCACCGGGTGATCGTCGGGCTCCACCAGGTCCCCGCGCCGCAGTCCGGCGCCCCGGGGAGCACGGCCGGCCCGCGGCAGGAGGCCGCCGGAACACACGAGACCGAATCCGAAGCAGGACAGGAAGACCGACCATGA
- a CDS encoding sigma-70 family RNA polymerase sigma factor, whose product MNRNGDTRGTRNLTGAGDDDSLARSARDPAAFEPLVTRHSTALHGYFARRAPVAADDLLAELWLQAYAARQNFDPARGSARAWLFGVARNVLSAHWRSLAQDRPGLLASGDADVMDWAAVDDRLDASALAPELRRVISELPHEEKELLLLIAWEQLTPTEAAAVVGIPAGTARSRLHRARGRLRAHAALAPAKTRIQLTGDPA is encoded by the coding sequence GTGAACAGGAACGGGGACACCAGGGGTACCCGGAACTTGACCGGGGCGGGGGACGACGACTCACTGGCGCGTTCCGCGCGCGACCCGGCCGCCTTCGAGCCGCTGGTGACGCGGCACTCCACCGCGCTGCACGGCTACTTCGCCCGCCGAGCGCCCGTCGCCGCCGACGACCTGCTCGCCGAGCTGTGGCTCCAGGCGTACGCCGCCAGACAGAACTTCGATCCGGCGCGCGGCTCGGCCCGCGCCTGGCTGTTCGGCGTGGCCAGGAACGTGCTCTCCGCGCACTGGCGCAGTCTCGCTCAGGACCGTCCGGGGCTGCTGGCGTCCGGCGACGCGGACGTCATGGACTGGGCGGCCGTCGACGACCGGCTCGACGCATCCGCGCTCGCGCCCGAGCTCCGGCGCGTCATCAGCGAACTCCCGCACGAAGAAAAGGAGTTGCTGCTGCTGATCGCCTGGGAGCAGCTCACCCCGACGGAGGCGGCCGCAGTGGTGGGCATCCCCGCGGGCACCGCGCGTTCGCGGCTGCACCGTGCCCGCGGTCGACTGCGGGCGCACGCGGCGCTCGCCCCGGCCAAGACCCGCATCCAGCTGACTGGAGACCCGGCATGA
- a CDS encoding CU044_5270 family protein, with the protein MTDNTQRHGSIDVLDFPGADALIAAGRVEPPSSRVVDAARSQVSAGLVVVPLEAPRRKPSRSRRLLVAAAAVAAIAAGAVAYPVIGVGESRPPASAAAAEFLNRMAATAAGASETDAPYWKVYVEVDNEDDRQRRSTSWFDREGHLWSRNPDGSIEKPSPGSKLKAWPVGDRFLTWKQLESLPTAPDALERRLGDDVFGKASALLQDAPLAPEVRAALFRIMARTEGVKLIGQVEDTKGRKGTAVEFTGRPGWMEDPAKGKRTILPSRTTRLVIDPESGKLLESYDTAKGMPDSRATYLEVGPVDRIG; encoded by the coding sequence ATGACCGACAACACACAGCGTCACGGTTCCATCGACGTGCTCGACTTCCCGGGCGCGGACGCCTTGATCGCGGCCGGCCGCGTCGAGCCGCCCTCGTCCCGGGTGGTGGATGCGGCCCGCAGCCAGGTTTCGGCGGGCCTCGTCGTCGTACCCCTGGAAGCTCCTCGGCGGAAGCCGTCCCGCAGCCGGCGTCTGCTCGTCGCGGCCGCAGCGGTCGCGGCGATCGCCGCGGGCGCGGTGGCGTATCCGGTGATCGGGGTTGGCGAGAGCAGGCCGCCCGCATCCGCGGCCGCGGCGGAGTTCCTGAACAGAATGGCGGCGACGGCGGCGGGCGCGTCGGAGACGGACGCGCCGTACTGGAAGGTGTACGTCGAGGTCGACAACGAGGACGACAGGCAGCGTCGGTCGACTTCGTGGTTCGACCGCGAGGGTCACCTGTGGTCTCGGAACCCCGACGGGAGCATCGAGAAGCCGTCCCCCGGCAGCAAGTTGAAGGCGTGGCCGGTGGGCGACCGGTTCCTCACCTGGAAGCAGCTGGAGAGCCTGCCGACGGCCCCGGACGCGCTGGAGAGGCGGCTCGGTGACGATGTCTTCGGCAAGGCGTCGGCCCTGCTCCAGGACGCCCCGCTCGCCCCGGAGGTGCGCGCGGCACTCTTCAGGATCATGGCAAGGACCGAGGGCGTGAAGCTCATCGGACAGGTCGAGGACACCAAGGGCCGCAAGGGGACAGCTGTGGAGTTCACCGGTCGGCCGGGATGGATGGAGGACCCGGCCAAAGGCAAGAGGACCATCCTTCCGTCCCGGACCACCCGACTCGTGATCGACCCGGAATCGGGCAAGCTCCTGGAGTCGTACGACACGGCCAAGGGCATGCCGGACTCTCGCGCCACCTACCTGGAAGTCGGCCCGGTCGACAGGATCGGCTGA
- a CDS encoding MBL fold metallo-hydrolase produces MSATSPAGEQFPVRVFGGPTAQFEYGGLWFLTDPTFDAPGDYRRPGHPLLVKTAPASGSPADLGRVDVVLLSHDEHADNLDNSGRALLADIPLTLTTPAGGRRLGDRAKGLADWESIELDRPGGGTITVTGVPALHGPGTREEVEAIVGQVVGFVLTGEGLPTVYVSGDNASLDLVKEIAERFAPVDTAILFAGAPRFSAVFDGELIVLDSAQAAEAAKSLGARRVVPVHYDSWAHFTEGRDELVAAFTTAGLADRLQMG; encoded by the coding sequence ATGTCTGCGACCAGCCCCGCCGGCGAGCAGTTTCCCGTCCGAGTCTTCGGCGGCCCGACCGCCCAGTTCGAGTACGGCGGCCTGTGGTTCCTGACTGATCCGACCTTCGATGCCCCCGGCGACTACCGGAGGCCCGGCCACCCGCTCCTGGTGAAGACCGCGCCCGCCTCCGGCAGCCCTGCGGACCTCGGCCGCGTCGACGTGGTCCTGCTCTCCCACGACGAGCACGCCGACAACCTCGACAACTCCGGGCGGGCCCTGCTCGCCGACATCCCGCTCACCCTCACCACCCCCGCCGGCGGACGGCGCCTGGGAGACCGTGCCAAGGGACTGGCCGACTGGGAGTCCATCGAGCTGGACCGTCCCGGCGGCGGCACCATCACTGTGACGGGCGTGCCCGCCCTCCACGGGCCCGGGACGCGGGAGGAGGTGGAGGCGATCGTCGGCCAGGTCGTCGGCTTCGTCCTGACCGGCGAGGGTCTGCCGACCGTCTACGTCAGCGGCGACAACGCCTCCCTCGACCTGGTCAAGGAGATCGCCGAGCGTTTCGCCCCCGTGGACACTGCCATCCTCTTCGCCGGGGCTCCGCGCTTCTCCGCAGTCTTCGACGGAGAACTGATCGTCCTGGACAGCGCACAGGCTGCCGAAGCCGCCAAGAGCCTCGGCGCCCGCCGGGTGGTCCCCGTCCACTACGACAGCTGGGCCCACTTCACCGAGGGCCGTGACGAGCTGGTGGCCGCCTTCACCACCGCCGGTCTTGCCGACCGCCTCCAGATGGGCTGA
- a CDS encoding SDR family NAD(P)-dependent oxidoreductase, which translates to MTAELTGSTALVTGATAGIGRVIALRLAALGASVVVHGRDQQRGAEIVDEVAVAGGSARFVAADLSDAEDVLRLAAAAGEVDVLINNAGIYRFSSTPETTAELFDTHMAINTRAPLLLVGALAPGMAARGRGAIVSLSTVAATTPARGAAAYGASKAALELLTRVWADEFGAQGVRVNAVSPGPVHTPGTKEMGDEALQTIARTTVLGRPAEPEEIAEAVLFLASSRASYITGSVLEAGGGHLAIG; encoded by the coding sequence GTGACTGCGGAACTGACCGGATCCACCGCTCTTGTCACCGGTGCCACCGCCGGCATCGGACGGGTCATCGCCCTTCGCCTGGCCGCTCTGGGCGCCTCGGTCGTGGTTCATGGGCGGGACCAGCAGCGAGGTGCCGAGATCGTCGACGAAGTCGCCGTCGCAGGCGGAAGCGCCCGGTTCGTCGCCGCGGACCTGAGCGACGCCGAGGACGTGCTGCGCCTTGCCGCCGCCGCGGGCGAGGTGGATGTTCTGATCAACAATGCCGGCATCTACCGGTTCAGTAGCACGCCGGAGACCACAGCCGAGTTGTTCGACACCCATATGGCCATCAACACGCGCGCGCCGCTGCTCCTGGTCGGCGCGCTCGCACCAGGGATGGCCGCGCGAGGACGCGGCGCCATCGTGAGTCTGAGCACCGTGGCAGCCACCACGCCCGCCCGAGGCGCGGCAGCCTACGGAGCCTCCAAAGCCGCGCTCGAACTCCTCACCCGTGTGTGGGCCGACGAGTTCGGCGCCCAGGGCGTCCGGGTGAACGCCGTGTCCCCCGGCCCCGTCCATACCCCCGGGACGAAGGAGATGGGAGACGAAGCCCTCCAGACGATTGCGCGAACCACCGTACTGGGGCGGCCCGCAGAGCCTGAAGAGATCGCCGAAGCAGTCCTGTTCCTCGCTTCATCCCGCGCCAGCTACATCACCGGCTCGGTTCTTGAAGCCGGCGGCGGCCACCTCGCAATCGGCTGA
- the fumC gene encoding class II fumarate hydratase, which yields MTARHQETSGAHTQTPPRVLDLPVGLTATGFRRETDSMGEIEVPADRYWGAQTQRSLLHFSIGDDRMPKAVYHAYGYVKKAAALVNGRAGRLTGWKADLIARVADEVTGGQLDEHFPLFVWQTGSGTQSNMNTNEVISNRAIQLVGGELGTKSPIHPNDDVNMGQSSNDTFPTAMHIAAVLEIEDHLIPQVRRLRDAVDAKARAWQDVVKIGRTHLEDAVPLTVGQEWSGYTRQLDDALERVRATLPGLFELAAGGTAVGTGLNAPDGFGTDIAAQIAELTGRPFGTAPNKFAAQGGLDAMVAASAGLRALAVPLMKIANDIRWLASGPRCGFGELVLPANEPGSSIMPGKVNPTQCEAMVMVCIQVLGDDVAVAFAGTQGNFELNAMRPVIINNFLHSARTLGDACGKLREFCIEGIDLDRHRIGEFVDRSLMLVTALSPVLGYDRASAIAHKADREGTTLREAALASGYITADQFDRIVNPEQMV from the coding sequence ATGACCGCGCGCCACCAGGAAACCTCCGGCGCGCACACGCAGACTCCGCCTCGTGTCCTGGACCTGCCGGTGGGGCTGACCGCGACGGGCTTCCGCCGTGAGACGGATTCCATGGGCGAGATCGAGGTGCCGGCGGACCGCTACTGGGGCGCCCAGACCCAGCGGTCGCTGCTGCACTTCTCGATCGGGGACGACCGGATGCCGAAGGCCGTCTATCACGCGTACGGCTACGTCAAGAAGGCCGCGGCGCTGGTCAACGGCCGGGCAGGCAGGCTGACCGGGTGGAAGGCCGACCTCATCGCCAGGGTCGCCGACGAGGTGACCGGCGGGCAACTGGATGAGCACTTCCCGCTCTTCGTATGGCAGACCGGCTCCGGCACCCAGTCCAACATGAACACCAACGAAGTGATCAGTAACAGGGCCATCCAGCTCGTCGGCGGGGAGCTCGGTACCAAGAGCCCGATCCACCCCAACGACGACGTCAACATGGGGCAGTCCTCCAACGACACCTTCCCCACGGCCATGCACATCGCCGCCGTTCTCGAGATCGAAGACCATCTGATCCCGCAGGTACGGCGACTGCGGGACGCCGTTGATGCGAAGGCCCGCGCCTGGCAGGACGTCGTCAAGATCGGTCGGACCCACCTCGAGGACGCGGTCCCGCTGACGGTAGGCCAGGAATGGTCGGGATACACACGCCAGTTGGACGACGCGCTGGAGCGGGTCCGAGCCACCCTGCCAGGGCTGTTCGAGCTTGCCGCGGGCGGCACCGCCGTCGGCACCGGGCTCAACGCCCCCGACGGCTTCGGCACGGACATCGCGGCGCAGATCGCCGAACTGACCGGCCGGCCGTTCGGGACCGCGCCGAACAAGTTCGCCGCGCAGGGTGGACTCGACGCCATGGTGGCGGCCTCGGCGGGCCTGCGTGCGCTGGCCGTACCGCTGATGAAGATCGCCAACGACATCCGGTGGCTGGCTTCCGGGCCGCGCTGCGGCTTCGGTGAACTCGTTCTCCCGGCGAACGAGCCGGGCAGCTCGATCATGCCCGGTAAGGTGAATCCGACACAGTGCGAGGCCATGGTGATGGTCTGCATCCAGGTCCTGGGAGACGACGTGGCCGTCGCCTTCGCGGGCACGCAGGGCAACTTCGAGCTGAACGCGATGCGCCCCGTCATCATCAACAATTTCCTGCATTCGGCGAGGACTCTCGGTGACGCCTGCGGCAAGCTCCGCGAGTTCTGCATCGAGGGGATCGACCTCGACCGGCACCGGATCGGCGAGTTCGTGGACCGCTCCCTCATGCTGGTCACCGCGCTCTCCCCGGTACTCGGCTACGACCGGGCCTCGGCCATCGCACACAAGGCCGACCGCGAGGGCACCACACTGCGCGAAGCCGCCCTCGCCAGCGGCTACATCACCGCGGACCAGTTCGACCGCATCGTGAATCCGGAGCAGATGGTCTGA
- a CDS encoding NAD-dependent malic enzyme has protein sequence MSQSTHQQHGRSLSVLDDPAQNRGVAYTQEQRRTLGITGRLPTAVLSLDEQAARAHRQLQAQPDDLAKNVFLEELHDSDETLYFKVLMDHLTELLPVVYDPTVGMAIEQYSHEYRRPRGLFLSIDQPQEVEEAFAGLGLGPDDVDLIVVTDAEEILGIGDWGVGGIQISVGKLAVYTAAAGVDPTRVIPVTLDVGTDNETLLNDPLYLGNRHSRRRGAEYDNFIRTYLETASRHFPHALLHFEDFGPGNARRILETYKDRLRIFNDDLQGTGAITIAAVLSALRITGVPMREQRVVVFGAGTAGVGIADQLRDAMVRDGAPHDEAVGGIWLVDKQGLLTDDMDGLRDYQQPYARRAPEVSDWASDPHGAPSLLDTVRKARPSILIGTSTAHGAFTREVVEAMTEAAERPVIFPLSNPTERIEAMPADIIAWSQGKALVSTGIPVEPVEYKGVTHTIGQANNALLYPGLGLGTIVSGAERVTDGMLLAAAEAVARQVDVSEPGASLLPPVADLRASSAGVAVAVIEAAQDGGIATAAIDDPVQAVQDAMWQPVYHDGGGAS, from the coding sequence ATGTCTCAGAGCACGCACCAACAGCACGGCCGCAGTCTCAGTGTTCTCGACGACCCGGCGCAGAACAGAGGCGTCGCCTACACCCAGGAGCAGCGCAGGACGCTGGGTATCACCGGCAGGCTCCCCACGGCCGTACTGAGCCTGGACGAGCAGGCCGCGCGGGCTCATCGGCAGTTGCAGGCCCAGCCGGACGACCTGGCGAAGAATGTGTTCCTGGAGGAACTGCACGACAGCGACGAGACGCTGTACTTCAAGGTGCTGATGGATCACCTCACGGAACTGCTTCCGGTGGTCTACGACCCCACGGTCGGGATGGCGATCGAGCAGTACAGCCACGAGTACCGCCGGCCGCGGGGACTGTTCCTGTCCATCGACCAACCGCAGGAGGTCGAGGAGGCGTTCGCAGGGCTCGGACTGGGCCCTGACGACGTCGACCTGATCGTGGTCACCGACGCCGAGGAGATCCTCGGGATAGGCGACTGGGGCGTGGGCGGCATACAGATCTCGGTCGGGAAGCTGGCGGTCTACACAGCTGCCGCAGGGGTGGATCCGACCCGGGTGATCCCGGTCACGCTCGACGTGGGAACGGACAACGAGACCCTGCTCAACGACCCGCTGTACCTGGGCAATCGGCACTCCCGGCGGCGCGGCGCCGAGTACGACAACTTCATCCGCACCTATTTGGAGACCGCCTCCCGGCACTTCCCGCACGCGTTGCTGCACTTCGAGGACTTCGGGCCCGGTAACGCCCGCCGCATCCTGGAAACGTACAAGGACCGCTTGCGGATCTTCAACGACGATCTGCAGGGCACCGGAGCGATCACGATCGCCGCTGTCCTGTCGGCACTGCGCATCACGGGCGTCCCGATGCGGGAGCAGCGGGTGGTGGTGTTCGGCGCCGGCACCGCGGGCGTCGGGATCGCCGACCAACTGCGTGATGCGATGGTGCGCGACGGCGCGCCCCACGACGAGGCCGTCGGCGGGATCTGGCTCGTCGACAAACAGGGCCTGCTCACCGACGACATGGACGGACTGCGCGACTACCAGCAGCCTTACGCGCGGCGCGCCCCGGAAGTGTCCGACTGGGCCTCCGACCCGCACGGCGCCCCTTCCCTGCTGGATACCGTACGCAAGGCACGCCCATCCATCCTCATCGGCACCTCGACCGCGCACGGCGCGTTCACCCGTGAGGTCGTCGAGGCGATGACCGAGGCGGCCGAGCGGCCGGTCATCTTCCCGCTCTCCAACCCGACCGAACGCATCGAGGCCATGCCCGCCGACATCATCGCCTGGTCCCAGGGGAAGGCGCTGGTATCGACCGGCATCCCGGTGGAGCCGGTGGAGTACAAGGGCGTCACCCACACCATCGGCCAGGCCAACAACGCGCTCCTCTACCCCGGGCTGGGACTGGGCACCATCGTGTCCGGTGCCGAGCGTGTCACCGACGGCATGCTGCTCGCCGCCGCCGAGGCCGTCGCCCGCCAGGTCGACGTCAGCGAGCCCGGGGCGTCACTCCTGCCCCCGGTGGCCGACCTGCGCGCCTCCTCGGCCGGCGTGGCCGTCGCCGTGATCGAGGCGGCCCAGGACGGTGGGATCGCCACCGCCGCCATCGACGACCCTGTGCAGGCCGTACAGGACGCGATGTGGCAGCCGGTCTACCACGACGGCGGCGGCGCGTCATGA
- a CDS encoding sensor histidine kinase — protein sequence MSGSRRNPWALALQAAGTGLLAAAVVLEITDEPLPTELALSLAAATPYLAAAPLYTAGRRTWMVVAAAIALMLAVASLVRITEQPLVNALHVLPLLLVAYTASTVRSATHRDRGLQRARVRARHDGAERERRRWARELHDDTLQELGAVQVVLSSAAADGRPEAMRGAIDQARSLVGNQITSLRHLITDLRPLVLDELGLRAALDALCRRTSETFGIRVDLRTDPQDADIGDRLTSEAQAHVYRIVQEALTNAVKHAQPTRITVTMEADHHAVTLTVADDGHGMPQPPDSRRWPALRAATPPAPVVRGVGLSAMHERADLIDAQLTLRSVPGKGTTITLRVPHAQT from the coding sequence ATGAGCGGATCACGCCGGAACCCATGGGCCCTTGCGCTGCAGGCGGCGGGGACCGGTCTGCTCGCGGCTGCGGTGGTTCTGGAGATCACCGACGAGCCGCTGCCCACCGAACTGGCCCTTTCTCTTGCCGCGGCCACCCCGTATCTCGCCGCAGCGCCGCTGTACACCGCGGGACGCCGGACCTGGATGGTGGTGGCCGCCGCCATCGCGCTCATGCTCGCCGTGGCCAGCCTGGTCCGCATCACCGAGCAACCGCTGGTGAACGCCCTGCACGTGCTGCCGCTGCTCCTGGTCGCGTACACGGCGTCCACCGTGCGCAGTGCGACCCACCGCGACCGGGGCCTGCAGCGCGCACGTGTACGGGCCCGCCACGACGGCGCTGAGCGCGAGCGCCGCCGCTGGGCCCGTGAACTGCACGACGACACCCTCCAGGAACTCGGCGCCGTCCAGGTGGTGCTCTCGTCCGCCGCCGCCGACGGCCGCCCCGAGGCCATGCGCGGCGCCATCGACCAGGCACGCTCCCTGGTGGGCAACCAGATCACCTCGCTGCGCCACCTGATCACGGATCTGCGTCCCCTGGTCCTGGACGAACTGGGACTGCGCGCGGCCCTGGATGCGCTGTGCAGGCGCACCTCGGAAACCTTCGGTATCCGCGTCGATCTCCGGACCGATCCGCAGGACGCCGACATCGGCGACAGGCTGACCTCGGAAGCACAGGCCCATGTGTACCGCATCGTGCAGGAGGCACTGACCAACGCGGTGAAACACGCCCAGCCCACCAGGATCACGGTCACGATGGAGGCCGATCACCACGCGGTGACGCTGACCGTTGCCGACGACGGGCACGGAATGCCCCAGCCCCCGGACTCCAGGCGCTGGCCGGCCCTGCGCGCGGCCACACCCCCGGCCCCCGTCGTGCGAGGCGTGGGACTCTCCGCCATGCACGAGCGCGCAGACCTGATCGACGCCCAGCTCACGCTCCGCAGCGTTCCCGGGAAGGGCACCACGATCACCCTGAGAGTGCCCCATGCGCAGACTTGA
- a CDS encoding response regulator transcription factor, whose translation MDAPSSTPSRQGSPEVTVVLADDHLVVRAGMRLLLAQDQAFRIVAESATVPDTLDAVREHRPRVLVLDLTMAGQSSLPMIPALLTASPGTRILVLTMQEDPAFTREALRTGAAGYLLKEAAAEELLAAAHQVADGATYVQPVLGARLAVETPGPAHQEPLPELGARSAAATPGPADQEPLTVREAEVLSLMALGHTNQEIAQRLYVSVRTVETHRSRIRDKLGKDTRAELIAAARERGLVA comes from the coding sequence CGACCATCTGGTGGTCCGGGCCGGAATGCGACTTCTGCTGGCCCAGGACCAGGCATTCCGGATCGTCGCCGAGAGCGCCACAGTCCCCGACACTCTCGATGCCGTGCGTGAACACCGTCCGCGCGTGCTGGTACTGGACCTGACCATGGCCGGACAGTCGAGTCTGCCGATGATCCCCGCGCTGCTCACCGCTTCACCCGGCACTCGGATCCTGGTCCTCACGATGCAGGAGGATCCGGCGTTCACCCGAGAGGCACTGCGCACCGGTGCGGCCGGTTACCTGCTCAAGGAGGCAGCCGCCGAGGAGCTGCTGGCCGCCGCACACCAGGTCGCCGACGGTGCGACATACGTGCAGCCGGTTCTGGGAGCCAGGCTTGCCGTGGAGACGCCGGGCCCGGCGCACCAGGAGCCGTTGCCGGAGCTGGGAGCCAGGTCTGCCGCCGCGACGCCGGGTCCTGCGGACCAGGAGCCGCTCACCGTACGTGAGGCAGAGGTTCTTTCGCTGATGGCGTTGGGCCACACCAACCAGGAGATCGCGCAGCGTCTCTACGTCTCGGTCCGGACGGTGGAGACCCATCGCTCCCGGATTCGGGACAAGCTCGGCAAGGACACCCGGGCGGAGCTCATCGCCGCGGCCCGTGAGCGCGGCCTGGTGGCATGA